TAATATCGGTGGCTTTAACGAATGGAAGAACATCGATCTCATCAAGGTGATGATCCGCGTGGTGGATCGTCTTTTGGGCAGAGAGGAAGGCTCTTCGGAGAAGCTGATCACCTATGTGGCAGACAGAGCCGGACACGATCTGCGCTATGCCATCGACTCGACTAAGCTGAAAAACGAACTGGGCTGGGAACCCTCTCTCCAATTCGAAGAAGGCATCGAGAAAACCGTCCGCTGGTATCTTCACAATCAAGACTGGCTGGATCGGGTGACCAGCGGCGACTACCTCCGATACTACGACGAGATGTACTCCGAACGATAGTGCTTTTTGGCTAAATTTGTCATCGTTTCCGAATCAATCAACCAAACAAATCACAATAAACAAGGAATCAAAAAATGAAGACAACTCCCTTTACCGATGTGCACATTGCATTAGGAGCAAAGATGCACGAGTTTGCGGGCTACAATATGCCTATCGAATATGGTGGCATTATAGACGAGCACATGAATGTGGTCAACAATGTAGGCGTATTCGACGTATCGCACATGGGCGAATTTTGGGTAAAAGGCCCGAATGCCCTCCGCTTCTTACAGAAAGTGTCCAGCAACGATGCTTCCAAACTGGCAGTCGGTCAAGTTCAGTATTGCTGCTTCCCCAATAACGACGGTGGTATAGTGGACGACTTCCTGCTCTATCGCTACGAAGAGGAAAAATATATGATGGTACCCAACGCTGCCAATATCGCCAAGGACTGGGCTTGGTGCCGGCAGCAGAATACGATGGGAGCCATATTGGAAAATGCCTCGGACAACATCGCCCAACTTGCCGTACAAGGCCCGAAAGCAACGGAAGTGATGCAACGCCTCACGGACATCGACCTGAACGAGATCACTTACTATACGTTCAAAGTAGGCTCTTTCGCCGGATGTCCCGACGTAATTATTTCGGCTACGGGTTATACCGGAGCAGGTGGCTTCGAACTCTATTTCTATCCCCAATACGCTCAGAAGATATGGGATGCCCTCTTCGAAGCCGGCAAGCCCGAAGGTATCAAACCGGCCGGACTCGGTGCTCGCGACACGCTTCGTCTGGAGATGGGTTTCTGTCTCTATGGCAATGATATATGCGACACCACTTCTCCCATAGAGGCTGGGCTGGGCTGGATCACCAAGTTCACCGACGACAAAATGGATATGCCGAGCCGTAAGATCATGGAAGAGCAGAAAGCCGGAGGTCTCAAGCGCAAGCTCGTTGCCTTCGAACTGAAAGACAAGGGTATCCCTCGCCAGCACTATGAAATTGCCAATGCCGAAGGGCAAATCATCGGAGAGGTTACTTCCGGAACGATGTCTCCTTGCCTTAAGAAAGGTATCGGTATGGGCTATGTGGCTACGGAATTCAGCAAGGTCGGCACAGAGCTTGGCATCATGGTACGCGGTCGTCAACTCAAGGCTGAGATCGTGAAGCCCCCATTCCGCAAATAGTCGGGGCATTGTCTTGTCCTGTAAAAGCATTACAGGTCTTAGGACAACGACAGTTTTTTTTCTAATCCATCAGCAAAGGTCTGCCTTGCTGATGGATTTGTTTTTATAAGACTTTATCTTTCATTACATGAGTTCGATATAAGCATATGGTGCTGACTCTCATAAGAACTTAACGATCAAACTCTTGTTGGAGCATTGACTATAACCGAATCAGAAAAAGAAATGGAAAAAGGTTCGATTGCCCTCTTGTCGAAAGACTGTTCCTATACACATCTATCGGTTTCACAGCTCACACGGAACCTCCCACTCCCCGAATCTGCCATCCGACACAGAGCAGATAGCATCTTCCATCAATAGACCATAGTATCCTCTCGTATGAGACCATAGTATCCTCTCATGTGTGACCATAGTATCCTCTCGTATGAGACCATAGTATCCTCTCATATGAGACCATAGTATCCTCTCGTATGAGACCATAGTATCCTCTCATATGAGACCATAGTATCCTCTCATATGAGACCATAGTATCCTCTCATGTGAGACCATAGTATCCTCTCATGCGAGACCATAGTATCCTCTCATATGAGATCATAGTATCTTCTCATGCGAGACCATAGTATCCTCTCATATGAGACCATAGTATCTTCTCATGCGAGATCATAATATCCTCTCGTATGGGTTCATTCTTTGTATCTCCGGGAAAGATCAAATAGCAAGCAGGGGTATGACTGCCAAGCAAACAGAAGAATGAACAAATGTGCCTGCTTGTTGTGCAAAAGTCTCATACAATGCAAAGGACCAAGCAAAAGCTATTAGTCTGAAGAACATGCAGAGAGAGAGGGAAGGGGAGCGGATATAAAAAACCGGCCCTGCGAAAAGAGCTTTTGCAGGGTCAGGGCCGGAGGAAATAGAAAAAAGAGCTTTTGGGCTTGAAGGCGGATGATAATAGCCGATTTCTCCGTCTTAGTCTTCCGGCACGTAGATGATTTCGCCGCTTTCGAGCTGGTAAGCTACACCTACGCGCTTGCCTTTGCTGCCGGCTCCATCGGAGGATTCGTCGGACGGAGTGTACTTCTCCACCTTGTCGCCTTTCTTGATCAAGATTTCCATGTTGTCCTTGCCGGGATTTTTGACGATTGTGTAGTCTTCCTTGCTGAAGACTTCGGTCATGTTGAATTTGGTGACGAGGGCAACCATCAGTGCCACGGCAAAGACCATGGCTACGTCGAAGAGGTTGGATACGAGTGAGGAAGGATCCGTGTCTTCTTCGTGGAAGCGTCTTCTGGACATGGCGATCAGGAGAGTTTTTCGTTGATGTAATCGAGCCAAACGAGGTCGTTCCGATTGTAAGTGCGTACGATGTGCAGGGCTATATACCCTACAGCCGAGGCAAACATACCGATGACCGTGGTGGCAAAGGCTACTTGCATATTGTAGGCCATCTGTCCGATGTCGCCCGTGGAGAGTCCGACAAGGGCCGGTCCCATCGGGATGAGCGTACCCATCAGACCGAGTATGGGTCCGAACTTGGTGAGTACTTTGGCCGAACTCAGACGCTGTTCACGAGAGAGTTCGTACCGACCGATGAGCAGATTGCGACGGGCGGAATCTGCATCGAGGACTTCGGCCAGCACATTTTCGAACGGAGCGTGGGGGCGTTTGGCCGCTTCGGCTCTGAGGGCTTCGGTGTCGAGGCCGGCTTTGTTTTCGATGATGCAGGCGAAGGTCTCCTGCCGGCGGCGGTAGCTCTGCCACGTGCCGAAGAGGGTGCCGAGGAGGAGAAGGGATTTGATGAAGAGATAGATGAGTCCGGCGACTACCGGTACCAACAGGCCGTTGGAGACCCAAAACATGACGTTGGACAAGAAGTTCATTGGGAAAGTATTGTTAGTGAGTGATTCGGCGTGGGATGATGATCCGGTCCGATTCGATGATTAATTTTTTCAGTTGTTTTTTCTTCTGATTATAGCCCACAAGCGAGGGGCAAAATAGCCGATCGAGGCACCTGCCAAGACGATCAGGAAGAGATAGAGCGCCTGCCACCAGTCGGTAGTGATGCCGGCTGTTCGCACCGCGGAGTCGGGGTGCAATACCCCGGCTGCAATGACGAAGACAAAGGTGCAGAGCGAAAGTAGAACAAGTGGTTCTCGCAAGGCTTCTCGCTTGAGTCCGAGTGCTCTCCACAGATAGGGAGCCGTTATACTCAGGGCTGCCACTATGAGGGCCATCACGATGGAAACTCCAACGAATGAATAGCCCGGCAGGACGTAGAACAGACTCAGACGCAGATAGAAGAGGGTGGGGAAGAACAGGAGCGGGGGCAGATGGCGCACCCAGGTGCGGTACAAGCGGAAGGAGGAAGGACGGTGCGTACATATATATACGACGTACAGTAGATCC
This genomic stretch from Porphyromonas gingivalis ATCC 33277 harbors:
- the gcvT gene encoding glycine cleavage system aminomethyltransferase GcvT encodes the protein MKTTPFTDVHIALGAKMHEFAGYNMPIEYGGIIDEHMNVVNNVGVFDVSHMGEFWVKGPNALRFLQKVSSNDASKLAVGQVQYCCFPNNDGGIVDDFLLYRYEEEKYMMVPNAANIAKDWAWCRQQNTMGAILENASDNIAQLAVQGPKATEVMQRLTDIDLNEITYYTFKVGSFAGCPDVIISATGYTGAGGFELYFYPQYAQKIWDALFEAGKPEGIKPAGLGARDTLRLEMGFCLYGNDICDTTSPIEAGLGWITKFTDDKMDMPSRKIMEEQKAGGLKRKLVAFELKDKGIPRQHYEIANAEGQIIGEVTSGTMSPCLKKGIGMGYVATEFSKVGTELGIMVRGRQLKAEIVKPPFRK
- a CDS encoding DUF2149 domain-containing protein produces the protein MSRRRFHEEDTDPSSLVSNLFDVAMVFAVALMVALVTKFNMTEVFSKEDYTIVKNPGKDNMEILIKKGDKVEKYTPSDESSDGAGSKGKRVGVAYQLESGEIIYVPED
- a CDS encoding MotA/TolQ/ExbB proton channel family protein; its protein translation is MNFLSNVMFWVSNGLLVPVVAGLIYLFIKSLLLLGTLFGTWQSYRRRQETFACIIENKAGLDTEALRAEAAKRPHAPFENVLAEVLDADSARRNLLIGRYELSREQRLSSAKVLTKFGPILGLMGTLIPMGPALVGLSTGDIGQMAYNMQVAFATTVIGMFASAVGYIALHIVRTYNRNDLVWLDYINEKLS